Proteins co-encoded in one Negativicutes bacterium genomic window:
- the rpmA gene encoding 50S ribosomal protein L27, with protein sequence MFLMNLQLFAHKKGMGSSRNGRDSHSQRLGVKIFGGQYVKAGNILVRQRGTKFFPGLNVGIGKDDTLFATVEGTVEYITRFGHKKYINVRPLEAAAEIANA encoded by the coding sequence ATGTTTTTAATGAATTTACAGTTATTCGCTCATAAAAAGGGTATGGGTTCGTCCCGTAACGGACGTGACAGCCATTCCCAACGCCTGGGCGTCAAGATTTTTGGTGGTCAATATGTCAAGGCCGGTAATATTCTGGTTCGCCAACGCGGCACCAAATTCTTCCCGGGTTTAAATGTGGGTATCGGTAAAGACGATACATTATTTGCAACAGTAGAAGGAACCGTTGAGTATATTACCCGCTTCGGGCACAAGAAATATATCAATGTTCGCCCTCTGGAAGCGGCGGCAGAGATCGCTAACGCCTAA
- a CDS encoding ribosomal-processing cysteine protease Prp, which translates to MICITFRRGLQHWDGFRSSGHSGYAAAGSDIVCAGVSAVVQTALLAVLAISEAAPVYEMADGLLECSIPREASDTVELQIQAILDAAFLGCVSLAQQYPRYIRLHVEGLAGWEETAKKPDALRHLIQLIKRA; encoded by the coding sequence ATGATTTGTATCACTTTTCGTCGCGGTCTTCAACATTGGGATGGTTTCCGCAGCAGCGGTCACAGCGGTTATGCTGCGGCAGGCAGCGATATCGTCTGTGCCGGTGTCAGTGCGGTCGTGCAAACGGCACTGCTGGCGGTCTTGGCGATCAGTGAAGCAGCACCGGTTTACGAAATGGCGGACGGGTTGCTTGAATGCAGTATACCGAGAGAAGCATCAGATACTGTGGAACTGCAGATACAAGCAATACTCGACGCTGCTTTTCTTGGCTGTGTCAGTCTGGCGCAGCAGTATCCCCGTTATATTCGACTGCATGTAGAAGGTTTGGCAGGTTGGGAAGAAACAGCCAAAAAACCGGATGCTTTGCGTCACCTGATTCAATTAATAAAAAGAGCATAG
- the yhbY gene encoding ribosome assembly RNA-binding protein YhbY: MLTGKQKRFLRAMMVTEAAVIQIGKAGITENLVKQTNETLFNREILKVKVQNNNDEDPEILAKALAEACEAELVQVIGHSFVLYKKHPEQPKIVLPSSNE, from the coding sequence ATTTTAACCGGTAAACAGAAACGTTTTCTGCGAGCCATGATGGTAACCGAAGCCGCTGTCATACAGATCGGCAAGGCTGGCATTACGGAAAATTTGGTAAAACAAACCAATGAGACTTTATTCAACCGTGAGATCCTGAAAGTGAAAGTACAAAATAATAATGATGAAGATCCTGAAATCCTGGCAAAAGCCTTGGCGGAGGCCTGCGAAGCGGAATTGGTCCAAGTGATCGGTCACAGCTTTGTCTTGTATAAAAAGCATCCCGAGCAGCCGAAAATCGTTTTGCCCTCCTCCAATGAATAA
- a CDS encoding LCP family protein: MTSESIAKHDLPNGGKIKKSGWQTVLKILGVLLLVAGLLVTALSLATSNYLQGLNKDELVLAKPAKGEPVNLLLIGTDAGLLAGGGTMPARSDVLMLFSFDQVQHKLAVISIPRDTLIDLPEIGYERINAAHVFGGTALTVQMVEELLQTSVHYYAKVNFESFQALVDAVGGVDYNVEFDMDYEDPYDVPPLIVHLKAGQQVLDGEAAEGYVRYRADGMGDIGRVERQRNFMLALAGQLLQPAMLLKMPAIAAKMQPYLDTNLSMLDGLKLATYYLRIPDKQRYTITLPGAGQMINEASYWIADDIDLAGIWRDYCPAPAAVD; encoded by the coding sequence GTGACAAGCGAAAGCATAGCGAAACATGATCTGCCAAACGGTGGGAAAATTAAAAAATCCGGTTGGCAAACTGTATTGAAAATTCTGGGAGTATTGCTGCTCGTGGCGGGACTGCTCGTAACGGCTTTGTCCCTGGCGACCTCGAACTATCTGCAGGGGTTGAATAAAGACGAGCTCGTTTTGGCAAAACCCGCTAAGGGTGAACCGGTCAATTTGCTGTTGATTGGTACAGACGCCGGCTTGTTGGCCGGCGGCGGTACAATGCCTGCCCGCAGTGATGTGCTGATGTTGTTCAGCTTTGATCAAGTGCAGCATAAACTGGCGGTCATTTCTATTCCCAGAGACACACTGATCGATCTGCCGGAGATCGGTTATGAACGGATCAATGCCGCTCATGTTTTCGGAGGAACCGCATTGACTGTGCAGATGGTGGAAGAACTGCTGCAAACCAGTGTGCATTATTATGCCAAGGTAAATTTTGAAAGTTTTCAGGCGTTGGTAGATGCGGTTGGCGGTGTCGATTACAATGTGGAATTCGACATGGATTATGAAGATCCTTATGATGTTCCTCCGCTGATCGTTCATCTCAAGGCGGGACAGCAAGTATTGGACGGGGAAGCTGCCGAAGGATATGTGCGTTACCGGGCGGACGGTATGGGTGATATCGGTCGCGTGGAGCGTCAGCGCAATTTTATGCTGGCGCTGGCCGGACAACTGCTGCAACCGGCCATGTTGTTGAAAATGCCTGCCATTGCGGCCAAAATGCAGCCGTATTTGGATACGAATCTCAGCATGCTTGACGGTTTGAAACTGGCGACGTATTACCTGCGGATTCCGGATAAGCAGCGTTATACCATTACACTGCCGGGGGCAGGTCAGATGATCAATGAAGCCAGTTATTGGATTGCGGATGATATTGATCTGGCAGGGATCTGGCGGGATTATTGTCCGGCACCGGCGGCTGTCGATTAG
- the rplU gene encoding 50S ribosomal protein L21, with protein MNYAIIETGGKQYKVQAGDVIYVEKLLVEVGEEYSFTHVLAISKDDGQMMIGNPHVAGAKVTAKVEEQGKEAKINGFRYKAKSNYRRRYGHRQPYTKFTIIAIEA; from the coding sequence ATGAATTATGCCATTATTGAAACCGGCGGCAAACAGTACAAGGTTCAGGCCGGAGATGTTATTTATGTGGAAAAGCTTTTGGTCGAAGTGGGCGAAGAATACAGTTTCACTCATGTTTTGGCAATCAGCAAGGATGACGGACAGATGATGATTGGCAATCCTCATGTAGCAGGAGCGAAAGTGACTGCCAAAGTGGAAGAGCAAGGCAAGGAAGCCAAAATAAACGGTTTCCGTTACAAAGCCAAATCCAATTATCGCCGCCGTTACGGACATCGTCAACCCTATACAAAATTCACGATTATCGCAATCGAAGCCTAA
- a CDS encoding TIGR03936 family radical SAM-associated protein yields the protein MRIFLKFQKNAEVRWISHLDLIKVWERAVRRTQLPIAFSQGFNPRPKLSLATALAVGVSSEAEYIEMEFSEELPLKEILQRLSAQMPSGLPISGIGVLPEKSPALMSLVFASLYRITLPPGDSREIAALEHALLALLAEKQLIFNYQNREGKTICQDLRPGLFTAEWDEKNAVLLLKVETSSRLFVRPQHFLSVLAQKMQRPDWPAEQVGLHRLQLTMKNNLI from the coding sequence ATGCGAATCTTCTTGAAATTTCAGAAAAATGCGGAAGTACGTTGGATTTCACATCTTGATTTGATCAAAGTGTGGGAACGGGCAGTGCGGCGGACCCAACTGCCGATTGCTTTTAGCCAGGGGTTTAATCCCCGCCCCAAGCTGAGTTTGGCGACTGCCCTGGCAGTCGGTGTGAGCAGCGAAGCGGAATATATTGAAATGGAATTCAGTGAAGAACTGCCGCTGAAGGAAATTTTGCAGCGCCTCAGCGCACAGATGCCGTCAGGGCTGCCGATCAGCGGGATCGGCGTTTTGCCGGAAAAGTCGCCGGCTTTAATGTCGCTGGTTTTTGCTTCTCTTTATCGCATCACGCTGCCGCCGGGCGACAGCCGGGAAATTGCAGCGCTCGAACACGCTCTGCTTGCTCTGCTGGCCGAAAAACAGTTGATTTTCAACTATCAGAACCGAGAAGGGAAAACGATTTGTCAGGATCTGCGGCCCGGGCTGTTTACAGCTGAGTGGGATGAAAAAAATGCGGTTTTATTGCTGAAAGTGGAAACGAGTTCACGCCTTTTTGTACGCCCGCAGCATTTCCTCTCGGTCTTGGCGCAAAAAATGCAGCGCCCCGATTGGCCAGCCGAACAGGTTGGTTTGCATCGCCTGCAACTGACCATGAAAAATAATCTGATCTAG
- the obgE gene encoding GTPase ObgE: MFVDRAAIKVIAGSGGNGRVSFRREKYVPEGGPNGGDGGKGGSIIARVDTGLHTLIDFRYQRVYKAANGGSGDIKNMSGRSGEDLVLRVPAGTLFLDAATKLPIADLTEPGQEAVLARGGRGGRGNARFTSSTNQAPEVAENGAPGESRDLILELKMLASVGLVGYPNAGKSTLLTALTAARPKIADYPFTTLTPNLGVVQADEENSYVMADIPGLIEGAHTGIGLGHDFLRHIERTKLLVHLIDLAAVDGRDPISDYLAICRELTLYSEELGKRKQIIVLNKIDLPAAAEHMPEVLAWFQAREITCFPISALTREGFAPLLKEITLQLSLIPDLPPLTFTSTAELIFADESAIEIQRESEDLWVVKSKRLERHVLMTDFTHNASVKRFQGLMRKIGVDEMLRQAGAMAGHTVRIGEMEFIFADYDDEEEYLY; encoded by the coding sequence ATGTTTGTTGATAGGGCAGCCATTAAAGTCATCGCCGGTTCCGGCGGCAATGGCCGCGTTTCATTCCGCAGAGAAAAGTATGTTCCGGAAGGCGGTCCCAATGGTGGTGACGGCGGCAAAGGCGGCAGTATCATTGCCCGGGTGGATACCGGTTTACATACTTTGATTGATTTTCGTTATCAAAGAGTTTATAAAGCAGCCAACGGTGGTTCCGGTGATATCAAGAATATGTCGGGTCGCAGCGGCGAAGACCTGGTGCTGCGTGTGCCGGCTGGGACTCTCTTTTTGGATGCCGCAACCAAACTACCGATTGCCGATCTGACCGAACCTGGTCAGGAGGCGGTTTTAGCCAGAGGCGGCCGGGGCGGACGGGGGAATGCCCGTTTTACCTCATCAACCAATCAGGCACCGGAAGTTGCCGAAAACGGCGCGCCGGGAGAAAGCCGGGATTTAATCCTGGAACTGAAAATGCTGGCATCGGTAGGATTAGTGGGTTATCCCAATGCCGGCAAATCAACCTTGTTGACTGCGCTGACGGCAGCGCGGCCGAAAATCGCCGATTATCCTTTCACAACCCTGACGCCAAATCTCGGTGTGGTACAGGCTGATGAGGAAAACAGCTATGTCATGGCGGATATCCCCGGTTTGATTGAAGGAGCGCATACCGGAATTGGCCTGGGTCACGATTTTTTGCGGCACATCGAACGGACCAAACTGTTGGTTCACTTAATTGATCTGGCTGCCGTGGATGGTCGTGATCCAATCTCGGACTATCTGGCAATTTGCCGTGAACTGACGCTCTACAGTGAGGAATTGGGCAAACGTAAACAGATCATCGTTCTGAATAAAATCGATTTACCGGCGGCGGCGGAACACATGCCGGAAGTCTTGGCTTGGTTTCAGGCCAGAGAGATCACTTGTTTTCCGATTTCAGCTCTGACGCGGGAAGGTTTTGCTCCATTATTGAAAGAAATCACGCTGCAGCTTTCTTTAATTCCGGACCTACCGCCGCTGACTTTTACTTCAACAGCCGAACTGATCTTTGCCGATGAGTCAGCGATTGAAATCCAGCGTGAATCCGAGGACTTGTGGGTAGTGAAGAGCAAACGCCTGGAACGGCATGTCTTAATGACCGATTTTACCCACAACGCTTCCGTGAAACGTTTCCAGGGTTTAATGCGCAAAATCGGTGTGGATGAAATGCTGCGCCAGGCAGGCGCTATGGCTGGTCATACCGTTCGCATCGGTGAGATGGAATTCATTTTTGCCGATTATGATGATGAAGAAGAATACTTGTATTAA
- the yqeK gene encoding bis(5'-nucleosyl)-tetraphosphatase (symmetrical) YqeK: MSNFPEKEIALYLQSKLSAKRWRHTLGCQQTAIQLAERYSLDALKASQAALCHDYCRSETPQQLLQLAEELHYTCQPAELQAPILLHGPLAALLLQRDWQVEDAEILEAVHYHTTGRLNLGALAKVIFLADGIEPQRDYPGVEELRHLAQEDLDAACLAFLQTNLAYLQQKGMAVHPFSYQWLTQLKELMERTAEKRDKRKHSET; encoded by the coding sequence TTGAGTAATTTCCCTGAAAAAGAGATCGCACTCTACCTGCAGAGCAAGTTATCTGCCAAACGCTGGCGGCATACTTTGGGTTGTCAGCAAACGGCGATTCAATTGGCTGAGCGTTATAGTCTGGATGCCCTGAAAGCAAGTCAGGCAGCGTTATGTCACGATTACTGCCGCTCTGAAACACCGCAGCAATTACTGCAGCTGGCAGAAGAATTGCATTATACTTGTCAGCCGGCGGAACTGCAGGCGCCAATCCTCCTGCATGGACCGTTGGCAGCTCTGCTGCTGCAGAGGGATTGGCAGGTAGAGGATGCTGAGATTTTAGAAGCGGTACATTATCACACCACCGGCAGATTGAATCTCGGCGCTCTAGCGAAGGTCATTTTTTTAGCGGACGGGATCGAACCTCAGCGTGATTATCCGGGAGTTGAAGAGCTGCGCCATTTGGCACAAGAGGATCTCGATGCTGCCTGCCTTGCTTTTCTGCAGACCAATCTTGCTTACTTGCAGCAAAAGGGCATGGCAGTGCATCCGTTCAGCTATCAATGGCTGACCCAATTAAAAGAATTAATGGAAAGAACGGCGGAGAAACGTGACAAGCGAAAGCATAGCGAAACATGA